The genomic region CCTGCTGGCCAGTTCACCGGAGCAGGAGATCAATCCGGCCTCGCCGGCCGCCGCGCTCGCCATGACCGCGCCGGCGCTGTCGCCCACGCACCCGCTCCTCGGCCAACTCCGTTACGCCGCCGCCGAGTACCGGCCGGAGGAGTACGCGGCGATCGCCTCCCGCATCACCTCGGAGCCCGGCCGGTTCAACCGCAACATGCGCCGGCTCATGTACCGCCTGCTGCGCCTGGGCCAGCCCGCCCACGAGCCGGAGACGGTGCCCCTGCCGAAGCCGCCCGCACTGGACACGTGGGCGCGGGCCCGGCGGGAGGTCCCGGCGTGAGGCGCTTCGTCTCCGTCCGGCTGGCACCTCATGAACTCGACGTGCAGCAGGACACTGTGGCCGCCCTCTCCCTCCGCATCAGCTCGGGCGGGCGGCACTACGACGTGCTGGCCCGGGTCGGTCCCGCGGACCGGGGAGCCGACGAGCACTTCGCCGTGGACGCCGACGCGTGCCGGGAGCGGCGGTGGGCCGAGTACGCGGATGTACTGCACGCCGGGCGCCCCCGTTCACCGGCGGACGCGGCGCGCTGGCTGGTGAGTGTCACGGCCGCCCATCCGGCCTGCCGGGTCGTCGCGGCGCCGTTGGCCGGCGGTGGCTGGGCGGTGGCCGACGGGACGCGGATGCTGCTGGTCCGCCACGTACCCGCGACCCGCCCCCTGCTGGCGTCCTGCCTGCATGCCTGGCTGGTGGCGGGACTGGCGTTGCGGGACATCGAGGACATCCGGGTGCTGGACGGCGGCTCTACGACTCCCTGAGCCGTCGGGCGTCCGCCGGGCTGGTGGTCTCGTACAGGGTGAGGGCAAGGGCGTAGTAGTGCTCCGCGGCCCTGTCGTCTCCCTGCTCGTGCGCGGTGTCCGCCAGCATCTCCAGGGTGCGCGCCTGCCAGTGGGCCGCGCCGGAGGCGGTGAACACCGCCAGGGCCTCCTCCATCCGGGCCGTGCCCGTGTCGTGGTCGCCAGCCAGGGCACGGGCCCGGCCGAGGAAGGCGAGGGCCCGGGCCGCGTCGTGCGGATCGGCCACGGCAAGGAGTCCCTCCCTGGCCCGGGTGAAGCAGGCCGCGGCCCGCTCGGGGGCGTGCCGGGCGAGGGCCACCTCGCCGAGCAGGATCGTGGCGAGGGCGACCCCGCGCGGGTAGCCGCACTCCGCCCAGGTCGCCACCGCCCGGTCCAGGTGGGACTCGGCCTGGTCGAGGTCGCCCGCCTCCAGGTGGCAGCCGCCGAGACCGAGCAGCGCCTGCCCCTCGTCCCGTGCGTCGCCCGCCTCGCGCGCCGCTGCGAGGGACGCGGTGTACCACTCGGTGGCGTCGCTGATCCGGCGCGCGGCGCTCAGGCCGATGGCCCCGGAGTTGAGCATCTGCCGTTCGGCCTCCGGGTGTCCGTCGCTGCGAGCGGCGTCCAGGCCGATGCGGTGGGCCTCGATCCACAGGTCGTAGTGGCGCAGCCGGAGGAACAACGGCCACATGGCGTCCACGAGCTGCCAGGCCGTGGCGTGCCACCCACGCTCGGCGGCCAGCCGCAGCACGATCATGAGGTTCGTGCGCTGAGTGTCCAGCCAGCCCAGGGCGCCGCGGTCGTCCGTGAAGGGCGCGGCCGGCGGTGAGGGGTAGGCGTAGGCCCGGGGCAGCGTGAACTGGATGGGCGTGATGAGACGCTGGGCCTCGGTGGCGGTCCGGAGGTACCAGTCGGCTACCCGGCGCAGGGCCTGCTCGCGGGCTTCCGCGGTGTCGGTGGATCTCGCGCGGTCGCGGGCGTGGACCCGGACGAGATCGTGGAAGCGGTAGGTGTCGGGGCCGATGTCCTCCAGCAGGTTGGCTTCCACGAGTTCGTCCAGCCGGCGTGCGGTCGAATCCAGGGGCTCC from Streptomyces chartreusis NRRL 3882 harbors:
- a CDS encoding ATP-binding protein, with amino-acid sequence MNAARDGGRDREVSNAIGGAVRLYGPTVQARDVHGGIHVRTAPPPPPPTPRQLLPVTAYFTDRQDDQAALDHLVATGRDRGSGRPLIVVTGPAGIGKTTLVSHWLRRHEADFPDGQVYADLRGHTTDGPARPDEILGRFLRALGAGAVPTDPAEQASLWRSVTAGLRIAVMLDNAFTAAQIRPLLPGGTGGLVVVTSRRRMTGLRMDGAEFHQVRELGPDAGEELFIRGVGADRVTGELPAVRQVVSLCAGLPLAVCLASARLTARPGQPVAALADALAPDAGRLVALEVEGEATVRKALDASYAVLSPEAARMYRILGVLPLPAFDSRTAAAACAEPLDSTARRLDELVEANLLEDIGPDTYRFHDLVRVHARDRARSTDTAEAREQALRRVADWYLRTATEAQRLITPIQFTLPRAYAYPSPPAAPFTDDRGALGWLDTQRTNLMIVLRLAAERGWHATAWQLVDAMWPLFLRLRHYDLWIEAHRIGLDAARSDGHPEAERQMLNSGAIGLSAARRISDATEWYTASLAAAREAGDARDEGQALLGLGGCHLEAGDLDQAESHLDRAVATWAECGYPRGVALATILLGEVALARHAPERAAACFTRAREGLLAVADPHDAARALAFLGRARALAGDHDTGTARMEEALAVFTASGAAHWQARTLEMLADTAHEQGDDRAAEHYYALALTLYETTSPADARRLRES